TGCTTAAAATTCGTTGTGAAAAGCATTCTGGATTAACCCAACAAAATGGCTTTTTTCATGCTGGTGTTTTAACAAGTATAATGGATGTTGCATGTGGATATGCAGCATTAACTACAATGCCTAAAGATTCTGATGTGTTATCAGTGGAATTTAAAACAAATTTAATGCGTCCAGCAATTTCGGATGTTATTATTGCAACCGGAACGGTAATAAAATCCGGTAAGACTTTAGTTTTTTGCGAAGCTAAAGTTACTGATGAAAAAGAAGAAACTATTTTTGCTACGTTACAAGGAACTATGATTTGCTTAAAAACTAAAAATTAATGAAACGTAAACTACGTATAAACGGACATTCACATTTACTTCCGTATCCAGAACAAATTCCTCAATTCATGAAAGATAAAGGGATTTTTTGGGTGGATAAAGACAAAAAATTTATGCTCCAAAAAAACTGGAAAAGGCCAGTTACGGATTCAAGTTTCTTTTTGAATGAGAAATTGGAATGGATGGATCATTTTGAAATAGATCATGCGGTTGTTTTGAATTTATCTCAACTTTATGGAAATGGATTACGTTTAGAAGAAATGAAACAAGCTTTGCGTTTTCAGAATGATTTTAATGCTAGGATTCAAGAAGATCACCCAAGTAAATTTACATGTGGTTTTGTGGTACATCCAGGTTTCGTTCGTGGTGCATGCTGGGAAATAGAGCGTTGTGTAGAGCAATTAGGAATGAATTTATTATGTCTTCCTACACATTATATGGATACAATTGGAACGTGGCGTTGTATTTTTGATGAAGAAAATGAACCAATTTTTGAACTTGCAGATAAGTATAATTTAGCAGTAGAGGTACATCCATATGATGGTGAAAAGTTTATTAAGCTTGAGAATACAAGTTGGAGATTCCATTTGATATGGATGTTGGCGCAATGTGCAGATGCATATCATTTTTTAACCTTAAACGGATATTATGAGAAGTATCCGAATATGAGAATATGTTTTGCTCATGGCGGACAATTAGCTCAAATGAATTTAGGAAGACGAATTCAAGGATTCGATGGAAGACCAGATTTATTTGAAGATAAAATTCACCCAAGAAAAGCAGTAGGACATAAGAATATATTTTTCGATACTCTCGTTCATGATACAGGTTCATTAGAGTTATTAATAAAAAATCAAGGTACAGATCAAATTCTAATTGGTTTGGATGATCCATATCCATTAGGTGAAATGGAAAGCGATAAACAATCTTCGTATCCAGGAAAAATATTGGATTTAGCAATTAATAGAGAAATTATTACTGATCAACAGAAAGATCAAATGTGGGAAGATAATGTACTGCAATGGCTTTTTGGAAATGATAATAAGAAGAAGGAGGAATTAGTTAACAAGATATTGACTTAATGAACCAACTCACGCAATTTCATAACCTGTCTCATATATTCATTTCTTTTATAGGAGCAATGTTGTTATTTGCGATCTATTACAACATTCAAAAACGATTTAAAACTGTTTTAGAGGAAGGTGTTGTATTTAAAAGAGTGGACAAAGGATTACTGTATTTGGCATTTGGAATGTTAGTTTGGGTGCTCTCTGGAATTATAGCCTACACCGTAAATCATTTCCAAGTTGAAAAAACATTATGGTACCAAGTAACTATTAATTTGGTATCTACTTTAAACAATCTTTTTTGGTTACTAGCTTTATATTACGTTAACGAAGCTCCCAAGTTTATATATCGAAATGAGAAAAATGTTCGCCTCATAAGCGGTGTTATTATTTTAACAGCAGTACTTACCATTGCAGCTACGTTTTTAGTTGGAGATAAAACCGTAAATGGAATTAAATTAATAGCTATTCCTGACGTACTTCTAACAACATTTTTATGTTTGTTAATGGGAGTATCTTTCTTTAAAACATTCATGCAACGAGGACTGAAATTAGTAGCTTTTATTGCAGTCAGTGCTATTTTCTTATTGTTTATTTCACAACTATCTGATTTATTTATCTATATGGGAACAGATTTTATAAATCAATTGGTACGAATAGTTGCTAAAACCTCTTTAGTTTCAGTATTTCTTGTTTTAGCGACAAGTTGGGTTATTCAATTAGCGAACACGCCTAAACCAAATGAAATGAAAATCCACTTTTTGGATTGGTCTCTTTTAAAATTGACAATTCCATCAAAAGGAATTTATAATGAGAAAATAGATTTTGGATCAAAAACAACTCAATACAAGAATTTACTTTTGTTTGCCATAAGAAGAAAATTTAAAGATGCCTTAGAACAAAGTATCATTGTCAATTCTGGAGGAGAAATAAAAAGTCAGACTTATCTTACAAGGATTATAGATAATATTAATTCAATTTTAGAGTTAGAAGATGAAAATAAACTGGAGAGGAAGGATCTGATAACTTTTATTGGAGAAAGTAAATATCGATTACGAATATTACCAGAACATATTAGTATTGATGAAGCATTATTGGCGGAATTCAAGAGAGATTTCTGAAAAAACAAACTCACAAAAACTCACAAACCTTATTTTTTATTACAAATTACTACAAGTGTTCAAATAGTTTTAGTTGAAAATTAGATTCGCTGAAACTTTTTGAATTATGAAAACATTTTCAGCAACCACCGATGTGTTCGGTCACCCAAGAGGATTATTATATTTATTTTTTGCAGAATTATGGGAACGGTTTTCCTTTTACGGAATGCGAGCTTTATTGGTTTTATACATGACCAAGCAATTACTGTTTTCAGATGAAATGTCCTTTGGAATTTATGCAGCATACATGTCTTTGGTTTATGTAACTCCTCTTTTAGGAGGTATGTTAGGCGATAAAATTCTTGGATTTAGAAAGGCAATTGTATTAGGTGGCGTATTAATGGCTTTAGGTCACTTTTTCTTGACGTTTGAACATCTTGTATTCTTTTATAGTTCATTGGGCTTTATAATTATTGGAAATGGCTTTTTTAAGCCAAATATATCTTCTTTAGTAGGAAAACTATATAGTGAAGGAGACCATAGAAGAGATTCTGGATTTACTATTTTCTATATGGGGATTAATATCGGTGGAGCAATAGCACCATTATTGTGTGCATGGTTAGCGGAAGTATATGGTTGGCATTATGGATTTGTTTTAGCGGGTGTAGGAATGTTATTGGGGTTGTTAGTTTTTAAAAACGGATTACAAAAAGATGTATTTGAAGAACACGGATCTGTTCCTGACGAAATTAGATTCAGACAAAAAAAATGGGGAATCACAAACGGAAACCTAATTGTTATTGCAGCGTTCTTAGCTGTTCCAGTTTTTGCACTTATTGTTCGTTTTCATCAGTTTGAACATTATTTAGTTTGGGTTATTACTTCTTTTTTAACAATTTACCTCGTTTATATTTTTAACCAGATCAAAAAAGAAGAACGACAAAGGTTAGTGGTAGCGATTTATTTCACGGCATTGTACACATTGTTTTCAGCAATTTTTGAACAAGCTGGAAGTTCATTAACATTGTTCGCTGATAGGAGTGTGAATCTAATTGGATTAAATGCTGCTCAAACCAATAGTATTAATTCTGGGTTTATCATTTTGCTGGCTATTCCATTTTCAATGCTATGGACATTTTTAAGCAAGGTAAACAGAAATCCAAATTCAGTTATAAAATTTGGGTTAGGAATTTTCTTTTTAGGATTAGGATTCGTCATTTTTGGATTATCCGCTCAACATACTGATGAGTTTGCTAAGACTCCAATGTTTTATTTAATATTTGGAACATTCATATACACAATAGGCGAACTTTTCTTATCGCCTATTGGCTTATCTAAAATGACAGAATTATCACCAGAGAAGTATATTGCCTTTATTATGGGGGTGTGGTTTTGTGCTAACTTTTACGGACATTTTTTTGCAGGTAAGATTGCGAAATTCACATCAGTTTCAACAAAAGGATTAGGTGCTTTTTCGGAAGGCTTCTTTGGAGAAATTACCAGTATAATTTCAGGGTTATCAGCTGAAAATGTTATTAAGAGTGGAGAGCAATTACAACAATTGTATTCCTATGTTTCTGTATATGCAAATTTTGGTGTAATGACAGCAACTATTGGAATATTGGTAATTGTGTTTTCAAATCCTATAAAACGATTAATGAACGGAGTGAAGTAAGTTAAAAATATATATAAAACAAAAAAGCCTCAATCACTTGAGGCTTTTTTTATGTTAGTCTGTTCTATTATTTGAAAGTAGAACTTGCATTAATTGCAACTTCACTCCAAGTTTTAGAAACGCCGTCTTCTCCTGTATGTAAATCTTTACAAACTTTATTTAAAGATTCTATTGCACTTTTAGCATTCCATTTCTCGATATCCATAGTAGAACTCATGGTAAAAGTTTTACCGTCAATTGAATATTTAAATGGAAGTTTTTCTGTAACACCATTCATTGTAAAGTCAGCAATACCAGTACTGTCAGTTTCGATGTTTAATTTACCTGTAAGTGAAACTGTATTTTCCATTACACTAAAGAAGAACTTTCTAATTTTTAAATTTCTTCCGTTATCTTTAGTTTCTAAACTACTAATTGGAATATTAAATTCAGCACCATTCATTGCTTCTTTAACACTATTTCCTTCACCACCTTTAGTAATTTCAATCTTTTTAAAAGTACCATTTACAGGAACTTTCGCAGTTGTTTTATAGGCTGTAAAATTAATGCTGTTATCTGCATTTTTTAAAGAGTAAGGTGCAGTTGGTTCTGTTTTTACTACTTCTTTAGTTTCTTCTTTTGGAGTATCTTTTTTCTCTTCTGTTTTACAAGAAGTAAGTAGAGTACTACTAAATATAAAAGCTAATAAAATCGTTAAAAATTTGTTCATTATAATTGATTTAAAGATTGATCAGAAATTTACTACAGATTACCATTCGAAGTAATCTTTTTTTATAATTATACTTTATTTTAATATTGAATTTACCAATTCAATGTAGTTTTTCTTTGCTTCTTCTTCATTCATACCTTTCAATTGTGCCCAAGCATTAAATTTAAAAGCATTTTTTAAATCATCTTCACTCATGTTGAAAGAGAAATTATCTCCTCTAGTAGCTTGCTTATAATACGCGTAAAGCCTTAACAAAACATCAGGAGCTAACTTTTGTTTTGTTGAAGATGCTTTTTGTATCGCCTCATTAAATTGTATGTCTAAATTAGAAACCATTCCTACATTAAGTAATGTATATACAAATATACAAAGGGAGCAAGGAAAAACAAGCTATCTAAACGATCTAAAAGTCCACCATGGCCTGGCATAATGGTTCCACTGTCTTTTACATTTGCTTGTCGTTTAAACTTACTTTCCACTAAATCTCCATAAGTTCCAAGAACAGAAGTAATAATTGCAATTATTAGCCAGTTTTGAATGGTTAAAATCTCTGAATATCGACCGATTAAAAATCCAGCAAAAACAGAAAACAAAAAACCACCGATAAATCCTTCGATTGTTTTCTTTGGAGATATACGTTCAAATAATTTAGTTCTTCCAAAGTTCTTACCGACTATATAAGCGAAGCTATCATTAGTCCAAATAATTAAAATAACACAAATAATTATTTTAGGTTGATAATCGCCATTTAAAAATGGTAAAAACGCAAGAAAAAGGAATGGTAGAACTAAGTAACTGATTGTGGTGAAAGATTTCAATAAGTGATTTCTTTCATAATAATTTTTCTTGTATAAATCAATTATTAAGTAAACTGAATGTACTAGGCAAAAGAGCAATAAGTATATAATTTTATCACTATCTAAAATTTTTAAATAATTCAACACTATTAAACCAACCATAGAAACAACCGGTAAAATTGCATTTTGAATTTTTATAATTTTAGAAAACTCCCATAAACAGACTGCTCCGAAGAATGTAATCAGTCCGATATAAGTATCTTGTGAATAAACAATTGCTGATATAAAAACTATTGCATAAACTATTGCTGAAATAATTCTAGTTGAAAAATTGTTCATGTTTATAAATCTTCAAATAGTAACAAGTATAAGTTTTTTGAATTACTATTACCATAATTCAAAAAGTCATCTGCTACGTTATCTGTTATAGAATAGTTCTTAACCGAACTAATGTTAGTTGGAATATTTCCTCTGAAGTTTGTTTTGATACCAGTAAGACCTTCGCTTATATTTTTTACAAGCTGACTTGTGGTAGCGTAAACAATAAAATTGTCAGATAAAGAAGCCAGTTTATGACTTCCGATTTGATTTGAAGAGAATAATATTTCCCCAGAGTTTGCGATTAAATGTTCGCAAGAAACAAAAATTGGATTATTATTTTTTAATGTTTTATCTATTGAAATATCAATTTTCTTAGTAAGTTTCAATAAATCCACATCGTTGCACGACAAAGTATCCCATTTATTTTCCTTAGAAATACTTTGAAGATTATGTATTACTTCTTCTATTTTGGTGCAATAAAGGAATTTACCTCCTTTATTTATAAAATGATGCACAAAAGAATCATCCAAGGATAATTTTACCGGTTGTTTCTTGATATAATTATCCTTACCTGATTCTTTATATGAGCTAAATAACTTTCTTAAAAAATTCATTAAAAGCTATAAAAGGTCTTCGTTTTTACTTGTATCTTCCGGATTAGGAAGTGTGTTTTGTTCTTCAAAAGGTCTCTTTCCAAAAATCTCTATCAAGTCATCTTTAAAGATCACCTCTTTTTCAAGAAGTTTCTGAGCTAAAACATCAAGCTTATCTCTGTGTTGATCTAAGATCTCGATTGCTCTTGCATATTGACCTTCAATGATTTTAGAAATTTCTTCATCAATAACCTTTGCTGTTTCTTCACTATATGGTTTCACGAATGAATCGTTTCCAGAAGAGTCATAATAAGTAACATTACCAACTTCTTCATTTAAACCATAAACAGTAACCATGGCACGAGCTTGTTTTGTAACCTTTTCTAGATCGCTTAAAGCTCCAGTAGAGATTTTGTTGAAAATTAACTTTTCGGCAGCTCTACCGCCCATAGTTGCACACATTTCATCCAGCATTTGTTCTGTTTGAACAATCTTTCTTTCTTCTGGTAAATACCATGCTGCACCTAATGATTGTCCTCTTGGTACAATAGTAACTTTTACTAATGGTGCCGCATATTTAAGCATCCAGCTTACAGTTGCATGTCCAGCTTCATGATAAGCAATTACTTTCTTTTCTTTAGGAGTAATTACTTTGTTTTTTTTCTCTAGTCCACCAACGATTCTATCAACAGCATCCATGAAATCTTGGTGGTGAATTGCTGATTTATTATTTCTTGCAGCGATTAAAGCAGCTTCATTACATAGGTTAGCAATATCAGCTCCAGAGAAACCAGGGGTTTGTTGTGCTAAGAATTCTAAATTCACATCATCAGCTAATTTTAATGGCTTAATATGAACTTCGAAAATTTCTCTTCTTTCGTGTAAATCTGGTAGATCAACATAAATTTGTCTATCAAATCTACCTGCACGCATTAATGCCTTATCTAAAATCTCTGCACGGTTGGTTGCAGCTAA
This genomic window from Tenacibaculum sp. 190524A05c contains:
- a CDS encoding PaaI family thioesterase yields the protein MIEEAKLSFDKQGFMKTLGAEIIHIESGLLKIRCEKHSGLTQQNGFFHAGVLTSIMDVACGYAALTTMPKDSDVLSVEFKTNLMRPAISDVIIATGTVIKSGKTLVFCEAKVTDEKEETIFATLQGTMICLKTKN
- a CDS encoding amidohydrolase family protein, translated to MKRKLRINGHSHLLPYPEQIPQFMKDKGIFWVDKDKKFMLQKNWKRPVTDSSFFLNEKLEWMDHFEIDHAVVLNLSQLYGNGLRLEEMKQALRFQNDFNARIQEDHPSKFTCGFVVHPGFVRGACWEIERCVEQLGMNLLCLPTHYMDTIGTWRCIFDEENEPIFELADKYNLAVEVHPYDGEKFIKLENTSWRFHLIWMLAQCADAYHFLTLNGYYEKYPNMRICFAHGGQLAQMNLGRRIQGFDGRPDLFEDKIHPRKAVGHKNIFFDTLVHDTGSLELLIKNQGTDQILIGLDDPYPLGEMESDKQSSYPGKILDLAINREIITDQQKDQMWEDNVLQWLFGNDNKKKEELVNKILT
- a CDS encoding peptide MFS transporter, with amino-acid sequence MKTFSATTDVFGHPRGLLYLFFAELWERFSFYGMRALLVLYMTKQLLFSDEMSFGIYAAYMSLVYVTPLLGGMLGDKILGFRKAIVLGGVLMALGHFFLTFEHLVFFYSSLGFIIIGNGFFKPNISSLVGKLYSEGDHRRDSGFTIFYMGINIGGAIAPLLCAWLAEVYGWHYGFVLAGVGMLLGLLVFKNGLQKDVFEEHGSVPDEIRFRQKKWGITNGNLIVIAAFLAVPVFALIVRFHQFEHYLVWVITSFLTIYLVYIFNQIKKEERQRLVVAIYFTALYTLFSAIFEQAGSSLTLFADRSVNLIGLNAAQTNSINSGFIILLAIPFSMLWTFLSKVNRNPNSVIKFGLGIFFLGLGFVIFGLSAQHTDEFAKTPMFYLIFGTFIYTIGELFLSPIGLSKMTELSPEKYIAFIMGVWFCANFYGHFFAGKIAKFTSVSTKGLGAFSEGFFGEITSIISGLSAENVIKSGEQLQQLYSYVSVYANFGVMTATIGILVIVFSNPIKRLMNGVK
- a CDS encoding YceI family protein; protein product: MNKFLTILLAFIFSSTLLTSCKTEEKKDTPKEETKEVVKTEPTAPYSLKNADNSINFTAYKTTAKVPVNGTFKKIEITKGGEGNSVKEAMNGAEFNIPISSLETKDNGRNLKIRKFFFSVMENTVSLTGKLNIETDSTGIADFTMNGVTEKLPFKYSIDGKTFTMSSTMDIEKWNAKSAIESLNKVCKDLHTGEDGVSKTWSEVAINASSTFK
- a CDS encoding acyl-CoA-binding protein; this encodes MVSNLDIQFNEAIQKASSTKQKLAPDVLLRLYAYYKQATRGDNFSFNMSEDDLKNAFKFNAWAQLKGMNEEEAKKNYIELVNSILK
- a CDS encoding phosphatidate cytidylyltransferase; protein product: MNNFSTRIISAIVYAIVFISAIVYSQDTYIGLITFFGAVCLWEFSKIIKIQNAILPVVSMVGLIVLNYLKILDSDKIIYLLLFCLVHSVYLIIDLYKKNYYERNHLLKSFTTISYLVLPFLFLAFLPFLNGDYQPKIIICVILIIWTNDSFAYIVGKNFGRTKLFERISPKKTIEGFIGGFLFSVFAGFLIGRYSEILTIQNWLIIAIITSVLGTYGDLVESKFKRQANVKDSGTIMPGHGGLLDRLDSLFFLAPFVYLYIHYLM
- a CDS encoding LUD domain-containing protein, with the translated sequence MNFLRKLFSSYKESGKDNYIKKQPVKLSLDDSFVHHFINKGGKFLYCTKIEEVIHNLQSISKENKWDTLSCNDVDLLKLTKKIDISIDKTLKNNNPIFVSCEHLIANSGEILFSSNQIGSHKLASLSDNFIVYATTSQLVKNISEGLTGIKTNFRGNIPTNISSVKNYSITDNVADDFLNYGNSNSKNLYLLLFEDL